One region of Chitinophaga varians genomic DNA includes:
- a CDS encoding SusC/RagA family TonB-linked outer membrane protein, whose amino-acid sequence MFEILYKKKRPKSKLLLALLTVACLENQAAPLTNEQNREKLEVILGRMEKKYNVVFVYDAAVINKNMNVEIDPDKISMQQALNLLESKGIAHKVIGDKIVLTRPAEVIAPQQEVITVKGRAGTRAENGDASFVPGISIVEKGTGNGIATDSKGEFTIRVKPGATLVISMVGFKTQEVKATADKPIIITLEENVTNLNQVVVTGYQTIDRKLFTGSAATLKANDVKREGITDVSRMLEGRVAGVSIQNVSGTFGAAPKIRVRGATSITGDNKPLWVVDGIVLEDVVNVSNEQLSTGDPTTLLGSSVAGLNPDDIESFQILKDAAATAMYGARAMNGVVVITTKKGRVGKPLISYTGNFSTYIKPTYKDFNIMNSADQMSVYKSMESRGFLQYGDLATRQDGGVFTKLAENINNRTVYNDEKSRNEFLKRYALANTDWFDVLFRNSLLQEHSLSISSGTEKSQLYFSTSFLNDNGWTIGDRVKRFTGNARANFNISPKLNIGLITQGSIRDQRAPGSVGRVSNPVEGKYDRDFDINPFSYALNTSRTMTAYDQNGNLEFFRRNFAPFNIINELNNNTLDLTMVDIKLQGEAGYKITPTLKYSFLGALRYAKTNREHKVRENSNMAMAYRAADNAHVMENNKFLYRNPDDPEAYPVVVLPYGGFYNTNDDYLVSYNIRNSLEWNKTYNNTHIFVAYASQELRYANRQNKFSNGYGYQFDKGGVPYVDPRIIKQAVESGFDFYGMQNYYDRFLAYMANGAYSYKGKYNLNGTIRYDGSNLLGKSRTARWLPTWNISGSWNVDTEEFMKAVQNINRLTLRATYGLTASLGRATNSSLVTRSGKTYRPYLPEIESVINIIDLENAELTWEKQYETNVGIDLGMFKDRLTVTLDGYNRNGFDLISPIRTSGIGGQFVKNANYADMKSHGVELTVGGAIVQQKNWQWRTQLTAAYNENKITNLKTNPNIWDLIGPDGGPMLGRPYRGLYSIDVKELSSLDGTPVFINEKGEKVNEVNLQSDAINYLKYSGPIDPKLTGGLYNSVRYKDFTFSALFTFSAGNVIRLNPAFQQKYTDLTAMPKEFLDRWMMTGDEKQTDIPSLSDLRVINRLSGVTPYYTYNYSSSRVADGGFIRLKQVSLSYSLPLRYTSAIGLNNASLSLVANNPWLIYADPKLKGQDPEFFQSGGVALPVPKQYTLSVKVGF is encoded by the coding sequence ATGTTTGAAATCCTTTACAAGAAGAAGAGACCAAAATCGAAGCTGCTCCTTGCCCTATTGACAGTGGCATGCCTGGAAAACCAGGCTGCGCCACTGACCAATGAGCAAAACCGGGAGAAACTGGAAGTCATCCTCGGCAGGATGGAGAAAAAGTACAACGTCGTATTTGTATACGATGCCGCGGTCATCAACAAAAACATGAATGTCGAAATAGACCCCGATAAAATTTCTATGCAGCAGGCGCTTAATCTGCTCGAGAGCAAAGGCATAGCACATAAAGTAATCGGCGATAAGATCGTGCTCACACGCCCCGCCGAAGTAATCGCGCCACAACAGGAGGTCATCACCGTTAAAGGACGCGCGGGCACACGCGCGGAAAACGGTGATGCTTCCTTTGTGCCCGGTATCAGCATCGTGGAAAAAGGCACCGGCAACGGTATCGCCACAGACAGCAAAGGAGAGTTCACCATCCGCGTGAAACCCGGCGCCACCCTCGTCATCAGCATGGTAGGCTTTAAAACACAGGAAGTGAAAGCCACCGCAGATAAACCTATTATCATTACCCTCGAAGAAAACGTTACGAATCTTAACCAGGTAGTCGTGACCGGTTATCAGACTATCGACCGCAAACTCTTCACCGGTTCAGCAGCTACCCTCAAAGCCAATGACGTGAAACGGGAAGGTATCACCGACGTAAGCCGCATGCTGGAAGGCCGCGTGGCCGGCGTTTCCATCCAAAACGTGTCCGGCACCTTCGGCGCGGCACCTAAAATCCGCGTCCGTGGCGCCACCTCCATCACCGGCGACAACAAACCGCTCTGGGTGGTAGATGGTATCGTGCTGGAAGATGTGGTCAACGTCTCCAATGAACAACTCTCCACCGGAGACCCCACCACCCTGCTGGGCTCTTCTGTGGCCGGCCTCAACCCCGACGACATCGAGAGCTTCCAGATCCTCAAAGATGCCGCCGCCACGGCCATGTACGGCGCCCGCGCCATGAACGGCGTAGTGGTCATCACCACCAAAAAAGGACGCGTAGGCAAACCACTCATCTCCTATACCGGTAACTTCTCCACCTATATCAAACCAACATATAAAGATTTCAATATCATGAACTCCGCCGACCAGATGTCGGTATATAAATCCATGGAAAGCCGCGGATTCCTGCAATACGGCGACCTCGCCACCAGACAGGACGGCGGCGTATTCACCAAACTGGCGGAAAATATCAACAACAGAACAGTTTACAATGACGAGAAATCCAGAAATGAATTCCTCAAAAGATACGCACTGGCCAATACAGACTGGTTCGATGTATTATTCCGCAACTCCCTCCTGCAGGAGCACTCCCTGAGCATCTCCTCCGGTACGGAAAAATCACAGCTCTATTTCTCCACCAGCTTCCTCAACGATAACGGCTGGACCATCGGCGACCGGGTGAAACGCTTTACCGGCAATGCCCGCGCCAACTTCAACATTTCACCTAAACTGAATATAGGCCTCATCACACAAGGCTCCATCAGAGACCAGCGCGCTCCCGGCAGCGTCGGAAGGGTCAGCAATCCGGTAGAAGGAAAATACGACCGCGATTTCGATATCAACCCTTTCAGCTACGCCCTCAATACCAGCCGCACCATGACCGCCTACGACCAGAATGGCAACCTGGAATTCTTCCGGCGTAACTTCGCTCCGTTCAATATCATCAATGAACTGAACAACAATACGCTCGACCTCACCATGGTGGACATCAAACTACAGGGCGAAGCCGGCTATAAAATCACACCTACCCTCAAATACAGCTTCCTCGGCGCTTTGCGTTATGCCAAAACCAACCGGGAACATAAAGTGAGAGAAAACTCCAACATGGCCATGGCCTACCGCGCTGCCGATAACGCCCATGTGATGGAGAACAATAAATTCCTCTACCGCAACCCCGATGATCCGGAAGCTTATCCTGTGGTAGTACTGCCCTATGGCGGTTTCTACAATACCAATGATGATTACCTCGTTAGCTATAACATCCGTAACTCCCTCGAGTGGAATAAAACCTATAACAACACGCACATCTTCGTGGCCTATGCCTCGCAGGAATTAAGATATGCCAACCGCCAGAACAAATTCTCCAATGGCTACGGTTACCAGTTCGACAAAGGCGGCGTGCCCTATGTAGATCCCCGTATCATCAAACAGGCTGTGGAAAGCGGTTTTGACTTCTACGGCATGCAGAACTACTATGACCGCTTCCTCGCCTACATGGCCAACGGCGCGTATTCCTATAAAGGCAAATACAACCTCAACGGTACTATCCGTTACGATGGTTCCAACCTGCTCGGCAAATCCCGGACTGCCCGCTGGCTGCCCACCTGGAACATCAGCGGTTCCTGGAACGTGGACACAGAAGAGTTCATGAAAGCGGTACAGAACATCAACCGCCTTACGCTTCGCGCTACATACGGCCTCACTGCCAGCCTGGGCAGGGCCACCAACTCCAGCCTCGTTACCCGCAGCGGTAAAACATACCGCCCTTACCTGCCGGAAATCGAGTCCGTGATCAATATCATCGACCTGGAAAACGCGGAACTCACCTGGGAAAAACAATATGAAACCAACGTAGGCATCGACCTCGGCATGTTCAAAGACCGCCTCACCGTTACCCTCGACGGGTATAACCGTAACGGCTTCGACCTTATCAGCCCTATCCGCACCTCCGGTATCGGCGGCCAGTTTGTCAAAAACGCCAACTATGCCGACATGAAATCCCATGGTGTGGAACTGACTGTCGGCGGCGCTATCGTACAGCAGAAAAACTGGCAATGGAGAACACAGCTCACCGCAGCCTATAACGAAAATAAAATCACCAACCTGAAAACAAATCCCAACATCTGGGACCTGATCGGACCTGATGGAGGCCCTATGCTTGGACGCCCCTACAGAGGCCTCTACTCTATCGACGTGAAGGAACTGTCCTCCCTCGACGGCACCCCGGTGTTCATCAATGAAAAGGGTGAAAAAGTAAATGAGGTCAACCTCCAGAGCGATGCCATCAACTACCTGAAGTACAGCGGCCCGATTGATCCCAAATTAACCGGAGGCTTATATAACTCCGTGCGTTATAAAGACTTCACCTTCTCTGCCCTGTTTACCTTCAGCGCAGGAAACGTGATCCGCCTCAATCCCGCCTTCCAGCAGAAATACACCGATCTAACGGCCATGCCGAAAGAGTTCCTCGACCGCTGGATGATGACCGGCGACGAAAAACAGACAGACATCCCTTCACTGTCCGATCTCCGTGTGATCAACAGGCTGAGTGGCGTAACACCGTATTATACCTATAACTATTCTTCTTCACGTGTTGCCGACGGAGGTTTCATCCGTCTGAAACAGGTGTCGCTGAGTTACAGCCTGCCGCTGAGATATACCTCCGCAATAGGCCTCAACAATGCGTCGCTCAGCCTGGTGGCCAACAACCCGTGGCTGATCTATGCCGACCCCAAACTGAAAGGCCAGGACCCTGAGTTCTTCCAGTCCGGTGGCGTGGCGTTACCTGTTCCTAAACAATACACCCTGTCCGTAAAAGTTGGTTTTTAA
- a CDS encoding FecR family protein — translation MEKETINWLQLVKYLNNPQDAALEQQVRQWAAASPENEATFLQVQQLWQLSPDLKILDQLDTHAAIARLQEALPEEKTIQLPARRYRWFRAAAVIIPVVAAASWYYYHTSTVTYKEKATLASIDSLLLPDQSRVYLDKNSRVRYPERMQKNRTVIMEQGTAYFDVATQTTTPFVVKVGQSSITVLGTAFNIQMEDRRIGVTVKTGKIRFASGHANAAETILTAGEGLHFDPATGSLEQYNAINSNADAWITHELVFVDAPLSEVCKKVEALYQVKINLRGKIPVKKLNATFKNNKLEEVLEVLQATYPITVVHRNREITITGR, via the coding sequence ATGGAAAAAGAAACGATCAACTGGCTGCAACTGGTGAAATACCTGAACAACCCGCAGGACGCTGCCCTGGAGCAGCAAGTGCGGCAATGGGCCGCCGCTTCCCCGGAAAATGAAGCCACCTTCCTGCAGGTGCAACAACTATGGCAACTGTCACCAGACCTTAAGATACTGGACCAGCTGGACACCCATGCGGCCATCGCACGGCTCCAGGAAGCCCTGCCGGAAGAAAAAACCATCCAACTGCCTGCACGCCGCTATCGCTGGTTCCGCGCAGCTGCTGTCATCATCCCTGTTGTGGCCGCCGCAAGCTGGTACTACTACCACACCAGCACGGTCACCTACAAAGAAAAAGCGACACTGGCATCCATCGACTCCCTGCTCCTGCCCGACCAGTCACGCGTTTATCTCGATAAGAACAGCCGGGTACGCTACCCGGAAAGAATGCAAAAAAACAGGACAGTCATCATGGAACAAGGCACCGCCTATTTTGACGTGGCCACACAAACAACAACGCCCTTCGTGGTTAAAGTCGGACAATCCAGCATCACGGTACTGGGCACCGCTTTTAACATACAAATGGAAGACCGCCGTATAGGCGTCACCGTCAAAACAGGCAAAATCAGGTTCGCCTCCGGCCATGCCAATGCAGCGGAGACCATCCTCACCGCCGGCGAAGGCCTTCACTTCGATCCGGCCACCGGCAGCCTGGAACAGTATAATGCCATCAACAGTAACGCAGACGCCTGGATCACTCATGAACTCGTTTTCGTGGATGCCCCACTGTCAGAAGTATGCAAAAAAGTCGAAGCGCTTTATCAGGTTAAAATCAACCTCCGGGGAAAAATCCCCGTGAAAAAACTGAATGCAACATTTAAAAACAATAAGCTGGAAGAAGTATTGGAGGTGCTGCAAGCTACCTACCCTATCACGGTAGTGCACCGCAACCGGGAAATTACGATCACCGGCAGGTAA
- a CDS encoding RNA polymerase sigma-70 factor: MVRTSDIAQLSEAALIREIHAKNRQAFTYVYERHFRELVMAAFRYCKDAGIAQELVQEVFIRIWENPALLDENGALRAYLYKAVINHALNYLKREKNIARHHSLIAESLTDSYLHNLQEEQELKMRIWQEIEKLPKQCSKVFKMSRFDGLKYREIAAQLQISEKTVENHMLHALKTLRENLFYRQDNSRDYTANLRMLQLFLALAGELASRL; encoded by the coding sequence ATGGTGAGAACCAGCGATATTGCCCAACTGAGCGAGGCTGCATTGATCAGGGAAATTCATGCGAAAAACAGGCAGGCCTTTACCTATGTATATGAACGTCACTTCCGGGAACTGGTGATGGCGGCCTTCCGCTACTGCAAAGATGCAGGCATCGCACAGGAACTGGTACAGGAAGTGTTCATCAGAATATGGGAAAACCCTGCCCTGCTGGATGAAAACGGCGCCCTCCGTGCCTACCTGTACAAAGCAGTGATCAATCATGCGCTCAACTATCTTAAGCGGGAAAAAAACATCGCCCGCCATCACTCCCTTATTGCCGAATCACTGACAGACAGCTACCTGCATAACCTGCAGGAGGAACAGGAACTGAAAATGCGCATCTGGCAGGAAATAGAAAAACTGCCGAAACAATGCTCAAAAGTGTTTAAAATGAGCCGCTTCGATGGCCTCAAATACCGCGAGATCGCAGCGCAGCTTCAGATCTCCGAGAAAACAGTGGAAAACCACATGCTCCACGCCCTTAAAACACTCCGCGAAAATCTTTTTTACCGCCAGGACAATTCCCGCGATTACACCGCCAACCTCCGCATGCTGCAACTCTTCCTTGCACTTGCAGGTGAACTGGCAAGCCGGCTGTAA
- a CDS encoding SusC/RagA family TonB-linked outer membrane protein, producing MKKKLTFLVRTSLQSSFLLLLSLLAFSQGKKITGKVFDARDNTPLPGVTVQVKGTNTGTQSGPDGSYTINVPGNNTTLIFTFVGYTPTEKLVGSATTLNAALSTDVKSLQDVVVIGYGTQKRSDVTGAVASVRAGALQERPAPSVNQALSGRMPGVQVSTNSGRPGGQTRVRIRGFSSINTTSNPLYVVDGVALPMGNQTQNSNAIDYINPNDIESIEVLKDASSTAIYGARGANGVVLVTTKKGSATGGRVTYDNYFGINTPGPHRVKMLNAKEYLDLETLGWKNAQIYDKPGWDAGNYVSSNPALKRTDSRFFDKDGNPLYDTDWFKESIQHKLTQNHQLGFSGGNPDTQYGLYLGYLDDNGLLLNSYLKRYSARFTIDTKIKEWLKVGGSLSYNNQEENLVDIGTGGLNSVRMITEALPFLPLKLADGTWTNNKMYPGAEGGSNPVQILTDRKYILNTQTTLGNAYANLTLAKGLELRSTLGANIVTRGRNEWNGRSLLDISASQKGIAIVANDRESFWSFENYLTYNKRFGTDHSFTGMVGMGASENNFFTINARGENYSTDYFENNNLGAGSVIPASGVGSNRTRFSFFSYFTRLNYAYKDRYLLTLTGRRDGSSRFGPSNKYATFPSAALAWRVSEEPWLKGNHLLSNLKLRTSYGVTGNSEIPPYQSLATLAASGTYAAVINGAKVQGIGTNRLANPDLKWEKTAQADFGAEIGLFNNRINLEADVYYRKTTDMLLDAPVPTTSGYATIRKNIGSMENKGLELALNALVISGKDFSWNTTFNISFNRNKILSLATPADIFGVGGPNFTNQTNILRVGEAVGSFWGLVREGTWSEAERAQAAKFQSYRGGNTMLPGDIKYRDVNGDNIINDADRMIIGNGNPKGWGGFINSFKYKNFDLTLELQYSYGADVLNMSHHSGEDRISIANSFRSVLDYWTPEHQNTPIAAPRPVAAGYVTNVDTRWVEDGSFLRGKNLLLGYTFQPEVLQKIHLSRLRIWASAQNFFVLTKYSGNDPEVSTYGDSFAQGQTFFDYPKPTTYQLGLNVAF from the coding sequence ATGAAGAAAAAACTGACCTTCCTGGTACGGACCAGCTTGCAGAGCAGCTTCCTGCTATTGCTGTCGCTGCTGGCCTTCTCCCAGGGAAAGAAGATCACCGGTAAGGTGTTTGATGCACGGGACAACACGCCGCTTCCTGGCGTGACAGTGCAGGTGAAAGGCACCAACACCGGTACACAATCCGGCCCTGACGGCAGCTATACCATTAACGTACCCGGTAATAACACCACCCTCATATTTACTTTCGTTGGCTACACACCCACTGAAAAACTGGTAGGCAGCGCTACCACGCTCAATGCCGCACTGAGTACCGACGTGAAATCATTACAGGACGTGGTGGTAATCGGTTATGGTACACAGAAAAGATCCGACGTGACCGGCGCCGTTGCCTCCGTAAGGGCCGGCGCATTGCAGGAACGTCCTGCACCTTCGGTGAACCAGGCGCTCAGCGGCCGTATGCCCGGCGTACAGGTAAGCACCAACTCCGGTCGCCCCGGCGGCCAGACAAGAGTGCGCATCCGCGGTTTCAGCTCTATCAACACCACCAGCAACCCACTCTACGTAGTGGACGGAGTGGCACTCCCCATGGGCAACCAGACACAGAACTCTAACGCGATTGACTATATCAATCCGAATGACATCGAATCCATCGAAGTACTGAAAGACGCTTCCTCTACCGCCATCTACGGCGCCAGAGGCGCTAACGGCGTAGTGCTGGTGACCACCAAAAAAGGGTCTGCTACCGGCGGCCGCGTAACGTACGACAACTACTTCGGCATCAATACACCGGGCCCGCACCGCGTGAAAATGCTCAACGCCAAAGAATACCTCGACCTGGAAACACTGGGCTGGAAAAATGCACAGATCTATGATAAACCAGGATGGGACGCCGGCAACTACGTAAGCAGCAACCCTGCGCTGAAAAGAACGGACTCCCGCTTCTTTGATAAAGACGGTAACCCGCTGTACGATACTGACTGGTTCAAAGAATCCATCCAGCATAAACTTACACAGAACCATCAGTTAGGTTTCTCTGGTGGCAATCCTGATACACAATACGGTCTCTACCTCGGTTACCTCGATGATAACGGCCTGCTGCTGAATTCCTATCTAAAACGTTATTCCGCACGCTTTACCATCGACACCAAAATCAAGGAATGGCTGAAAGTAGGCGGTTCACTCAGTTATAACAACCAGGAAGAAAACCTCGTGGACATTGGTACCGGCGGTCTTAACTCCGTTCGTATGATCACCGAAGCGCTGCCCTTCCTGCCGCTGAAACTGGCGGACGGCACCTGGACCAACAACAAGATGTACCCAGGCGCTGAAGGCGGTTCCAACCCGGTACAGATCCTGACAGACAGAAAATACATCCTGAACACACAGACCACCCTCGGTAACGCCTACGCTAACCTGACGCTGGCCAAAGGCCTCGAACTGCGCAGCACCCTTGGCGCCAACATCGTGACACGTGGCCGTAACGAATGGAATGGCCGCTCCCTGCTGGATATCTCCGCTTCCCAGAAAGGTATTGCCATTGTGGCCAATGACCGCGAATCTTTCTGGTCCTTTGAAAACTACCTGACCTATAATAAACGTTTTGGTACTGACCACTCCTTCACCGGCATGGTGGGTATGGGTGCTTCTGAAAACAACTTCTTCACCATCAATGCAAGGGGCGAAAATTATTCCACCGATTACTTTGAGAACAACAACCTGGGCGCAGGTTCCGTGATCCCAGCCAGCGGCGTGGGCTCTAACCGTACCCGGTTTTCGTTCTTCTCTTATTTTACCCGTTTGAACTATGCGTACAAAGACCGCTACCTGCTGACCCTCACCGGCCGCAGAGACGGATCTTCCCGCTTCGGCCCTTCCAACAAATACGCTACCTTCCCCTCCGCCGCACTGGCCTGGAGAGTGTCTGAAGAACCGTGGCTGAAAGGCAACCACCTCTTGTCCAACCTGAAACTGCGTACCAGCTACGGTGTGACCGGTAACTCCGAAATTCCGCCGTACCAGTCCCTCGCCACGCTCGCTGCCAGCGGTACCTACGCTGCCGTTATCAACGGTGCCAAAGTACAGGGCATCGGTACCAACAGGCTCGCCAATCCCGATCTGAAATGGGAGAAAACAGCACAGGCAGACTTCGGCGCGGAAATAGGCCTGTTCAACAACCGCATCAACCTGGAAGCTGATGTCTACTACCGTAAAACAACAGACATGTTGCTCGATGCGCCGGTACCTACCACCAGCGGCTACGCCACTATCCGTAAAAACATCGGCTCCATGGAAAACAAAGGCCTGGAACTGGCCCTGAACGCACTGGTGATAAGCGGAAAAGACTTTTCCTGGAACACTACTTTCAACATCTCCTTCAACCGTAACAAAATCCTGTCGCTCGCCACACCGGCAGATATCTTCGGCGTGGGCGGCCCCAACTTTACCAACCAGACCAACATCCTGCGTGTAGGCGAAGCCGTTGGTTCCTTCTGGGGACTGGTGCGTGAAGGTACCTGGAGCGAAGCTGAAAGAGCACAGGCAGCCAAATTCCAGAGCTACCGCGGTGGCAATACCATGCTGCCCGGCGATATCAAATACCGCGACGTGAACGGCGACAACATCATCAACGATGCTGACCGTATGATCATCGGCAACGGTAACCCGAAAGGATGGGGCGGTTTTATCAACAGCTTCAAGTATAAAAACTTCGACCTCACCCTCGAACTGCAATACTCCTACGGCGCCGACGTGCTGAACATGTCGCACCACTCCGGTGAAGACCGTATCAGCATCGCCAACAGCTTCAGATCCGTGCTGGACTACTGGACTCCGGAACATCAGAACACACCGATCGCTGCTCCCCGTCCGGTGGCCGCAGGTTATGTTACCAACGTGGACACCCGCTGGGTGGAAGACGGTTCCTTCCTCCGTGGTAAAAACTTACTGCTGGGATATACCTTCCAACCGGAAGTGCTGCAGAAAATACACCTGAGCCGCCTGCGTATCTGGGCCTCTGCACAAAACTTCTTCGTTTTGACCAAATACAGCGGCAACGATCCGGAAGTATCTACCTATGGCGATTCTTTCGCACAGGGACAGACATTCTTCGACTATCCCAAGCCAACTACTTATCAGCTGGGGTTAAACGTGGCGTTCTAA
- a CDS encoding RagB/SusD family nutrient uptake outer membrane protein, protein MKRNIIHKTIQLALCGAMLMGAGSGCKKFLEEKDPSNLTPDSYFTLPEHADAAIFAAYSRLRFIGEGAGIFTNNYAFLDAATGTVTTKTAQNSDLNNLLGLVYDGDNLQIGNWWKGIYREIAQANLVLDNVPKINPMDEAARKKVMGEAYFLRAWSYFYAVRLWGDVPLILKSQTPQSTDFSPSRTSSEEVYKAIVDDLQKAEAAGLPWKDNTGRASTSAIKALLAKVYLTMAGFPLNKGQAYYKLAADKSKEVIDYANAHPSEIGLFTNYDDLHSVGTNNKLELLFQVQYLSGVEENPVQTTMLPNNAQPDISAKGSGQGTYVPSTSFYNSYKKFEPTDKRPDQQQFFYTYYFFKGSGDTIKLGAPYIYKFFDVICHGASGRPGTGISNLNLTLMRYAEVLLTYAEAQNRADGSPNADAYTALNAVRLRANLPAKAGLSQADFEQSVWRERWHELCYEGVIWFDMLRLRKVYNEDTNGFDDFVGHVNKSNGAVLAKKHLLYPLPVFEMKNNPNLKPQNEGY, encoded by the coding sequence ATGAAGAGAAATATCATTCATAAAACGATACAGCTGGCGCTCTGCGGCGCTATGCTGATGGGCGCGGGCAGTGGTTGTAAAAAGTTCCTGGAAGAAAAGGACCCTTCCAACCTCACCCCGGACAGCTACTTTACTTTGCCTGAACATGCGGACGCGGCCATCTTTGCAGCCTATTCCAGGCTGCGCTTTATAGGAGAAGGCGCAGGTATCTTCACCAACAACTACGCCTTCCTGGACGCCGCTACCGGCACGGTAACTACCAAGACCGCCCAGAACTCCGACCTGAACAACCTCTTAGGTCTGGTGTACGATGGAGACAACCTCCAGATCGGTAACTGGTGGAAAGGCATCTACCGTGAGATTGCCCAGGCCAACCTGGTATTGGACAATGTGCCGAAAATAAATCCCATGGACGAAGCAGCCCGTAAAAAAGTAATGGGTGAAGCATACTTCCTGCGTGCATGGTCCTATTTTTATGCTGTAAGACTGTGGGGCGACGTGCCTTTGATCCTCAAGTCACAAACACCGCAATCAACCGATTTCTCACCCAGCCGTACCAGCTCGGAAGAAGTGTATAAAGCTATTGTGGACGACCTGCAGAAAGCAGAAGCCGCAGGCCTTCCCTGGAAAGACAATACCGGTCGTGCCAGCACTTCCGCCATTAAGGCCCTGCTGGCCAAAGTATACCTGACCATGGCCGGTTTCCCGCTCAACAAAGGACAGGCATACTATAAACTGGCCGCTGACAAATCGAAAGAAGTGATCGACTACGCCAATGCACATCCTTCCGAAATTGGCCTGTTCACTAACTACGACGACCTGCACAGCGTTGGTACCAACAACAAACTCGAACTGCTGTTCCAGGTGCAATACCTGAGCGGTGTGGAAGAGAACCCGGTACAAACCACCATGCTGCCCAACAATGCACAACCGGATATCTCAGCGAAAGGCAGTGGTCAGGGTACGTACGTGCCTTCCACATCTTTCTATAATTCCTACAAGAAATTTGAGCCGACAGATAAACGCCCTGATCAGCAGCAGTTTTTCTACACTTATTATTTCTTCAAAGGCAGCGGCGATACCATCAAACTGGGCGCTCCGTACATCTACAAGTTCTTTGACGTGATCTGTCATGGTGCCTCCGGCAGGCCCGGTACCGGTATCAGTAACCTGAACCTGACGCTGATGCGTTATGCAGAGGTTTTGCTGACATACGCAGAGGCACAAAACCGTGCCGATGGGTCACCTAACGCAGATGCCTATACGGCTTTGAATGCTGTCCGCCTCCGTGCCAACCTGCCTGCCAAAGCCGGTCTGAGCCAGGCAGACTTTGAACAGTCCGTATGGCGTGAGCGCTGGCACGAGCTGTGCTACGAAGGCGTGATCTGGTTTGATATGCTGCGCCTGCGTAAAGTATACAACGAAGACACGAACGGTTTCGACGATTTCGTTGGTCACGTTAACAAATCAAACGGCGCGGTACTGGCGAAGAAACACCTGCTGTACCCGTTGCCTGTATTTGAAATGAAGAACAACCCGAACCTGAAACCACAGAACGAAGGATACTAG
- a CDS encoding RNA polymerase sigma-70 factor, with protein MDQCIINELFKNITANNDQTAFKAFYNHFFIKLLRFSFSLTRSKEVAEEITNDVFMHCWQKRQSLTDIKNPQVYLFVVAKNKAIDHMRKQSASRQVTIAEEDKLEISFESDPEQLMISAEMIRKMEHTIEQLPPKCKMVYILVKQYGLRYKEVATVLNLSVKTVENQLAIAMKRLTAAVNFTLEKI; from the coding sequence ATGGATCAGTGTATTATCAATGAACTATTCAAAAACATCACGGCGAACAATGACCAGACAGCCTTCAAAGCTTTCTACAATCATTTTTTCATAAAACTGCTGCGTTTTTCTTTCTCGCTCACCCGTTCCAAAGAGGTAGCAGAAGAAATCACGAACGATGTTTTTATGCATTGCTGGCAAAAAAGGCAATCGTTGACGGACATAAAAAATCCGCAGGTATACCTTTTTGTGGTGGCTAAAAACAAAGCCATTGACCATATGCGCAAACAATCCGCTTCCCGGCAGGTAACCATCGCGGAAGAAGATAAACTGGAAATATCTTTTGAAAGTGATCCCGAACAACTGATGATATCAGCGGAAATGATCCGCAAAATGGAACATACCATCGAACAACTTCCCCCTAAATGCAAAATGGTGTATATCCTCGTAAAACAATACGGGCTGCGCTACAAAGAAGTAGCAACTGTACTCAATCTCTCCGTTAAAACAGTGGAAAACCAACTGGCTATTGCCATGAAAAGACTGACTGCTGCTGTTAATTTCACCCTTGAAAAGATTTAG